From Paenibacillus graminis:
ATACTATATGGAACTGTAGAACTCTGCAACAAGACAAGCGGTCCCGCTTTAGCGTATGATGCCCACATTACAGAAGACGACCTCCCGTTAATCTCGGCCTGTGGCTGAATGATCGGGAGGTTTTTCTTTGGTCAACTGCACAATACATTTCGTCCGAACATCAATATTATTTAATGAGGGCAGCCTTTATACTGAAAGCGTGTTCAACAAGAGCTATAGGGGGCTGTACAATGGAAGGTTTAACAATAGGCTGGTATGGGGCACTGGCAGGACTGGCGCTCGCGATTATTCTGATCCTGAGAAAGCTGAATCCGGTTTACTCCTTATTTCTGGGGGCTATCGCAGGTGCGCTGATTGGCGGGGCCAATCTGGAGCAGACGGTCAGTGTACTTGTAAGCGGTACGCAAAGCGTCATGGGTACGGTCCTGCGCGTGCTTGCCGCCGGTGTATTGGCAGGGGTGATGATGGAATCCGGAGCGGCCGAAACGATGGCCCAGGCCATCGTGAAGAAATTTGGCGGGAGCAAGGCCATTCTGGCGCTGGCTCTGGCTACGATGATAATTACAGCGGTGGGAGTGTTTATACCCGTAGCCGTACTGATAGTGGCACCGATTGCTTTATCTGTAGGCAATAAAATGGGAATCTCCAAAACGGCGCTGCTGCTCGCACTCTCCGGCGGCGGGAAAGCAGGGAATATCATCTCCCCCAATCCGAATACGATTGCCGCTGCGCGGGGGTTCGACCTGGATCTGAGCCATGTGATGCTGGCCGGCTTCATTCCGGCGGTTTGCGGTTTAATTGTAACCGTTATCGTAGCTTCTCTTCTGAAAAATAAAGGTGTGAAGGTGCTGGACGCGGAAGCAGTATACAACGAAATTGACACCTCCAAATATCCGCCGCTCGGCAAAGCTATCGTGGCACCGCTTGTTGCGGTCATTCTGCTGATGATCAATCCGATCGGCTCGATCACGGGCATTGATGCTCTTTCCCGCATTAAGGTGGATGCCTTGTACATTCTGCCGGTTGCCGGGATTATTGGCCTCCTGGCCATGGGCCAGGGAAACAAAATTCTGGCCTATACCTCATCCGGCCTCAATAAAATGACGGCAACGGTGCTGATTCTGATAGGTGCCGGAGGGATTGCCGGACTCATTGCCGCTTCCGACTTGTCCGTGCAGATCGTCAGCCTGATCCAGGCGGCGGGGATTTCGGGAACGTTCCTGGCACCGATCTCCGGTATCCTGATGGCCGCTGCTACCGGCTCCACCTCGACGGGGGTTATCCTGGCGACGGGTTCGTTCGGGCAAGCGATTTTGAATATGGGCACGGCGCCGCTGGCTGCAGCGGTCATGGTGCATACCGGAGCAACGGTCATCGACTCCCTGCCGCAGGGCAATTACTTCCATGTCACAGCGGACAGCATGAAAATGTCGATTAAGCAGCGGATGGGGCTGATTCCCTATGAAGCGCTGGTTGGCGGGACGATGGCGGTTGCGGCAACGGTCATTTACGGATTTTTATTGTAGAGTCTAGGCTTTAATATAT
This genomic window contains:
- a CDS encoding GntP family permease — encoded protein: MEGLTIGWYGALAGLALAIILILRKLNPVYSLFLGAIAGALIGGANLEQTVSVLVSGTQSVMGTVLRVLAAGVLAGVMMESGAAETMAQAIVKKFGGSKAILALALATMIITAVGVFIPVAVLIVAPIALSVGNKMGISKTALLLALSGGGKAGNIISPNPNTIAAARGFDLDLSHVMLAGFIPAVCGLIVTVIVASLLKNKGVKVLDAEAVYNEIDTSKYPPLGKAIVAPLVAVILLMINPIGSITGIDALSRIKVDALYILPVAGIIGLLAMGQGNKILAYTSSGLNKMTATVLILIGAGGIAGLIAASDLSVQIVSLIQAAGISGTFLAPISGILMAAATGSTSTGVILATGSFGQAILNMGTAPLAAAVMVHTGATVIDSLPQGNYFHVTADSMKMSIKQRMGLIPYEALVGGTMAVAATVIYGFLL